A DNA window from Pseudorasbora parva isolate DD20220531a chromosome 5, ASM2467924v1, whole genome shotgun sequence contains the following coding sequences:
- the LOC137075832 gene encoding gastrula zinc finger protein XlCGF49.1-like, translating into MTLREESEVRVGMEEQDHYEKKLCDFTNGEQSTETEKARSNSHFTCHQCGKSFTEKGSLKNHMRVHTGDRPYTQYRPQCELSFSKKNLYTHIRIHTGEQPFTCPQCGRGFTHKGSLNDHMNTHTREKPFICPQCGKRFTQNQNRRVHICKQCGKSFLREEIPEAQIGTNTGASTLTCQQICHHMCSAWTDFHT; encoded by the coding sequence ATGACGCTAAGAGAGGAGAGTGAAGTACGGGTTGGCATGGAAGAGCAAGATCACTATGAGAAGAAACTCTGTGATTTCACGAACGGAGAACAATCCACAGAAACTGAAAAGGCCAGATCGAATAGCCACTTCACCTGCCatcagtgtgggaagagtttcactgaaaaaggaagccttaaaaaccacatgagagttcacaccgGAGACAGGCCGTACACTCAATACCGCCCTCAGTGCGAgctgagcttcagtaagaaaaACCTGTACACACACATAAGAATCCACACTGGAGAGCAGCCTTTCACTTGCCCTCAGTGTGGAAGAGGTTTTACACACAAAGGAAGCCTAAATGACCACATGAACACTCACACCAGAGAGAAGCCGTTCATctgccctcagtgtggaaaaCGGTTCACTCAGAACCAGAACCGTAGAGTACACATATGTAAACAGTGCGGCAAGAGCTTCTTGCGTGAGGAAATTCCCGAAGCTCAGATAGGAACTAACACTGGAGCGAGCACACTGACCTGCCAACAGATATGCCACCATATGTGCTCAGCGTGGACTGATTTTcacacataa
- the LOC137075055 gene encoding gastrula zinc finger protein XlCGF57.1-like isoform X4, translating into MALKEESQDLDETEEKDQYEKQHDFITKKKRFSCSQTKKTSSQKRVKKTETRSCIICELCGKSLQRIANLKVHMRIHTGEKPFNCQHCGKSFTRKGTLKDHMRLHTGEKPFICNQCGKSFTQKGSLYAHMSVHTVNGAYTCKVCGKTLKRKGNLKAHMSVHTGEKPFLCGQCEKCFARKESLTQHMMMIHLNANFICHQCRMSFTDRKHLKTHVKTHIGQKPFMCHHCGKSCSNKGNLKAHMRVHTGEKPFNCQQCGNSFSRKESLKSHLRLHTGEKPYSCPQCGKNFTNKSTCYNHMRTHQKEAFHLSLV; encoded by the coding sequence ATGGCCCTAAAAGAGGAGAGTCAAGATCTGGATGAAACAGAAGAGAAAGATCAGTATGAGAAACAACATGATTtcataactaaaaaaaaacgttttagttGCTCACAGACTAAAAAGACTTCCTCACAAAAAAGAGTTAAAAAGACAGAAACTAGAAGTTGTATAATCTGTGAACTGTGTGGGAAGAGTTTACAAAGAATTGCAAaccttaaagtccacatgagaattcacactggagagaaaccgttcAACTGCCAAcattgtggaaagagtttcactcgaAAAGGTACTCTTAAAGACCACATGAgacttcacactggagagaaaccatTCATATGTaatcagtgtggaaagagtttcacacaAAAAGGATCCCTTTATGCTCACATGAGTGTTCATACTGTAAACGGAGCTTACACCTGCAAAGTGTGTGGAAAAACTTTGAAGCGAAAAGGAAATCTTAAGGCTCACATGAgtgttcacactggagagaagcctttcttATGTGGTCAGTGTGAAAAATGTTTTGCACGTAAAGAGAGCCTCACTCAGCACATGATGATGATTCACTTAAACGCAAACTTTATATGTCATCAGTGTCGAATGAGTTTCACAGACAGGAAACACCTTAAGACACACGTAAAAACACACATCGGACAGAAGCCTTTTATGTGCCATCACTGTGGAAAAAGTTGCTCAAACAAAGGAAACCTCAAGgctcacatgagagttcacactggagagaagccgttcaactgccaacagtgtggaaataGCTTTTCACGAAAAGAAAGTCTTAAGAGTCACTTGAgacttcacactggagagaagccgtactcctgccctcagtgtggaaagaatTTCACAAATAAAAGTACCTGTTATAACCACATGAGAACTCACCAGAAAGAGGCTTTTCACTTATCTTTAGTGTGA